A window of the Synechococcus sp. M16.1 genome harbors these coding sequences:
- the larC gene encoding nickel pincer cofactor biosynthesis protein LarC, producing the protein MSALWIDAPTGLAGDMLLAALLDLGVDQAVVESPLAALGLTGRYRLTQQEARSAGLRGIRVDVEGLEDQPPHRHWSGIRDQINAAALAPSLKQRVLAVFTRLAEAEATVHGTPVEAVHFHEVGAIDALVDVVGVCAAIDDLNPARIVCSPLPAGSGTVATAHGLLPVPVPAVLELARRHRIPLLQGGDLPTGELVTPTGLALVSVLADQFVAPERLVADKVGVGLGHRQLDRPNLVRLVLHTPAVTAEEGPRWESLVVQEAWIDDATPEEIAVLMNRLRDAGAIDVAVQPLLMKKGRSGQLLTSLVRDGDADQLRSLWLSAGSSIGLRERRQGRWVLPRRQGVLETPWGPVAAKQVRRPDGRCTVKAEADALEALQASTGCSFDELRAAVAVAPFVSTDDWA; encoded by the coding sequence ATGAGCGCGCTTTGGATTGATGCACCAACAGGGTTGGCAGGGGACATGCTCCTGGCCGCACTGTTGGATCTGGGTGTGGACCAGGCCGTGGTGGAGTCGCCTCTGGCGGCCCTCGGTTTGACGGGGCGCTATCGCCTCACCCAGCAGGAGGCGCGCAGTGCTGGTCTCCGAGGCATCCGCGTTGATGTGGAGGGTCTTGAGGATCAGCCGCCCCACCGCCATTGGTCGGGGATCCGTGATCAGATCAATGCAGCTGCTCTAGCGCCATCGCTGAAGCAACGGGTGCTCGCCGTGTTCACCCGTCTGGCGGAAGCCGAAGCCACCGTGCATGGAACTCCGGTGGAGGCCGTTCACTTCCATGAGGTTGGAGCCATCGATGCCCTCGTGGATGTGGTGGGTGTCTGTGCGGCGATTGACGACCTCAATCCAGCCAGGATCGTCTGTTCTCCGTTGCCTGCGGGGAGCGGAACGGTGGCAACCGCCCATGGCCTGTTGCCCGTGCCCGTGCCCGCCGTGCTTGAACTGGCACGACGTCACCGCATTCCTCTGCTTCAGGGCGGAGATCTGCCCACAGGTGAGTTGGTGACGCCCACGGGCCTCGCCCTGGTGTCGGTTCTGGCGGATCAGTTTGTCGCTCCTGAACGTTTGGTGGCTGACAAGGTTGGTGTTGGCCTCGGCCACCGCCAACTGGATCGCCCCAACCTGGTGCGCCTTGTGCTGCACACCCCAGCCGTTACGGCGGAGGAAGGTCCCCGTTGGGAGTCGTTGGTGGTGCAGGAAGCCTGGATCGATGACGCCACTCCAGAGGAGATTGCGGTGTTGATGAATCGCTTGCGTGATGCGGGAGCGATTGATGTGGCGGTGCAGCCGTTGCTGATGAAAAAGGGCCGCAGTGGTCAGTTGCTCACGTCGCTGGTGCGGGATGGGGATGCCGACCAGCTCCGCAGCCTCTGGCTCAGTGCTGGCAGCAGCATCGGCCTGCGGGAGCGGCGCCAGGGACGCTGGGTGTTGCCGAGGCGGCAGGGTGTGCTCGAAACGCCCTGGGGTCCCGTCGCTGCCAAACAGGTGCGTCGCCCCGATGGCCGTTGCACCGTCAAAGCCGAGGCGGATGCCCTTGAGGCTCTTCAGGCCAGCACTGGGTGTTCCTTTGATGAGCTGCGGGCTGCTGTTGCAGTAGCGCCGTTCGTCAGCACGGACGATTGGGCCTGA
- a CDS encoding lysylphosphatidylglycerol synthase domain-containing protein, with amino-acid sequence MGKVLRQPKLWITLASLIFIAVALAQQAGQLRQLSLVANGWWWLVLGLGLTWLSILINGLAWRDLLIWLRHPPQGVAVVPLFVRSNLLKYLPGGIWHLVERVRVLRPAIGGGPALAGVILDPLLIVAASVLVVVAGGWQQGLALLAPWPALLMMSRWREPLLRRLERSKAVQLQSLGSGALESEGSGRGGYPWRPLSLQLLFVLCRFAGFWCSVQAFGIQSPAPFTWLAAFGLAYAVGLVVPGAPGGLGVFEATLLLRLGAAVPEAQLLAVVLSYRLLSTLADVVASGALVADRMLGQRLKRHR; translated from the coding sequence ATGGGCAAGGTTCTCCGGCAACCCAAGCTCTGGATCACGCTGGCCAGCCTGATCTTCATCGCTGTGGCTTTGGCCCAGCAGGCGGGCCAACTTCGCCAGCTGAGCTTGGTGGCCAACGGTTGGTGGTGGCTGGTGCTGGGGCTGGGTCTCACCTGGCTCAGCATCCTGATCAATGGTTTGGCCTGGCGCGACCTTCTGATCTGGTTGAGACATCCTCCCCAGGGTGTTGCGGTGGTGCCGCTGTTTGTGCGGAGCAACCTTCTCAAGTACCTGCCGGGAGGGATCTGGCATCTGGTGGAGCGGGTCCGCGTGCTGCGTCCGGCGATTGGCGGCGGCCCTGCCCTGGCTGGGGTGATCCTTGATCCACTCCTGATCGTGGCGGCGTCCGTTCTTGTTGTGGTTGCTGGTGGATGGCAGCAGGGCCTTGCCCTGCTGGCTCCATGGCCCGCGCTGTTGATGATGTCCCGCTGGCGCGAGCCCCTTCTGCGTCGACTGGAGCGTTCCAAGGCAGTGCAATTGCAGTCGCTTGGCAGTGGGGCACTGGAAAGTGAGGGAAGCGGCCGCGGCGGCTATCCCTGGCGGCCCCTCAGCCTTCAGCTGCTGTTTGTGCTCTGCCGCTTTGCCGGGTTCTGGTGCAGCGTGCAGGCCTTCGGTATTCAAAGTCCGGCACCGTTCACCTGGCTTGCGGCCTTTGGTCTGGCCTATGCCGTTGGGCTGGTGGTGCCTGGTGCCCCCGGGGGGCTCGGGGTTTTTGAGGCCACCCTGCTGCTGCGTTTGGGTGCTGCCGTGCCAGAGGCGCAGTTGCTCGCGGTGGTTCTCAGCTACCGACTCCTCTCCACCTTGGCCGATGTTGTTGCCAGCGGGGCCCTGGTGGCCGATCGGATGCTGGGCCAACGTTTGAAACGCCACCGCTGA
- a CDS encoding metallophosphoesterase, protein MLLSRRRMLQLVLGTGLTAAALPLSAARGAVQRVGLISDLNSSYGSTRYIPAVDQGLDQLIGLQPDLVVCAGDMVAGQMRGLTGQQLDAMWRGFETSVLQRLQAANIPLLPAIGNHDGSPGFPMDRAAVGRFWTPIRSRMGLVFVDASQFPFRYSVLQDGIFWLVWDASSARVPEDQLIWAQQQLASTEAQKARARFVVGHLPLAGVGLGKDRPGEVLERGGSLQALMDAAGVQAYISGHHHTWFSSRRGQLDLIQLGALGSGPRRLLRGEAPAQQSFTLLEIDGGRGTLRETTYAVSTGRPISWSTLPLHLNTRAGLLQRNASERLLRG, encoded by the coding sequence GTGTTGCTGAGTCGTCGCCGGATGCTGCAGTTGGTGCTTGGCACCGGTCTTACGGCAGCGGCCCTGCCCTTGAGCGCCGCAAGGGGAGCTGTTCAACGGGTTGGGCTGATCAGCGATCTCAACAGCAGCTATGGCTCCACCCGCTACATCCCTGCCGTGGATCAAGGGCTGGATCAGCTCATTGGCCTGCAGCCGGATCTGGTGGTGTGTGCTGGCGACATGGTCGCGGGTCAGATGCGAGGCCTCACTGGTCAGCAGCTGGATGCCATGTGGCGGGGCTTTGAGACGTCGGTTCTGCAGCGGCTTCAGGCGGCGAACATTCCACTGCTGCCAGCGATCGGGAACCATGACGGTTCACCGGGTTTCCCCATGGATCGTGCTGCTGTGGGTCGGTTCTGGACCCCGATCCGTTCACGAATGGGATTGGTGTTTGTGGATGCCTCGCAGTTCCCGTTTCGCTACTCGGTGCTGCAGGACGGGATCTTCTGGCTGGTCTGGGATGCCAGCTCAGCCCGTGTTCCTGAGGATCAGCTGATCTGGGCACAACAGCAGTTGGCCAGCACCGAGGCACAAAAAGCTCGTGCTCGGTTTGTGGTGGGTCATCTCCCCCTGGCTGGGGTTGGTCTGGGCAAGGATCGCCCCGGTGAGGTGTTGGAGCGGGGAGGTTCACTTCAGGCCTTGATGGATGCCGCCGGCGTGCAGGCCTACATCAGTGGTCATCACCACACCTGGTTCTCCAGCCGTCGTGGACAGCTCGATCTGATCCAGCTCGGCGCCTTGGGCAGCGGCCCCCGGCGCCTGTTGCGTGGTGAAGCGCCAGCACAGCAGAGCTTCACCTTGTTGGAGATCGATGGGGGCAGGGGCACCCTGCGGGAGACCACCTACGCGGTGTCCACGGGACGGCCGATCTCCTGGTCAACACTCCCGCTCCATCTCAACACCCGTGCTGGCTTGCTCCAGCGCAACGCATCAGAGCGTTTGCTGCGGGGGTGA
- a CDS encoding iron ABC transporter permease codes for MKLLPNRSVVPSPTRLALILIASITGLVAIWPVLTLVREALTSLHSGFSDLGPDGMRQIVGTIQLLLGTATLGTLLGTANGWLLCNCRFPGRAWLRIAQLIPLATPAYLLSAILVDLGSRHSWTIHGMGWGIAVMALTTYPYVFLLSTESFSVSGQRQLEACRSLGVGPWSAFRRVALPIALPAIGAGVALMGMEVVNELGAVQLLGIPSLSAGILETWQSNGDPAGAISLALITLVIVLTLVVCERSLRRRSRRWSDGVAGGDATAWHLHGFRAGVAQLLAVIPPIVSLGTPLLWAASNLDQLQTSWNDDLISLSGRSLLLALVAAVLAVTAALVLAIAKRWSSAPWLKSLTFLAGTGYAIPGTVLALALLLTGAPWQVAPLLLLLWGYSDRFLAVAKGGLDAALERISPSLDEAATGMGSPWQRVLQRVHLPLLRGPITVGLLLVFVDTVKELPLTFALRPFDFDTLSVRVFQYAGDERLAEAMLPALMILVLGLVAAMALVPTLDHASRREGSSPPQQTL; via the coding sequence GTGAAGTTGCTGCCCAACCGGAGTGTTGTTCCAAGCCCAACCCGGCTGGCCCTGATCCTGATCGCCTCCATCACTGGCCTGGTTGCGATCTGGCCGGTGTTGACGCTGGTGAGGGAGGCCCTGACGTCTTTGCACAGCGGCTTCAGCGATCTTGGCCCCGATGGCATGCGCCAGATCGTTGGCACCATCCAGCTGCTGCTCGGAACAGCAACGCTGGGCACCTTGCTTGGCACTGCGAACGGTTGGCTGCTGTGCAACTGCCGTTTTCCCGGTCGGGCATGGCTGCGCATCGCCCAGCTGATTCCCCTGGCAACGCCGGCCTATCTCCTCTCGGCGATCCTCGTTGATCTGGGCAGTCGCCACAGCTGGACCATTCACGGAATGGGGTGGGGCATTGCTGTGATGGCCCTGACGACCTACCCCTATGTGTTCCTGCTGAGCACGGAAAGTTTCTCCGTCAGCGGTCAGCGTCAGCTGGAGGCATGCCGGAGCCTGGGGGTTGGTCCCTGGTCAGCCTTCCGGCGTGTGGCCTTGCCCATTGCACTGCCCGCGATCGGAGCCGGCGTCGCTCTCATGGGCATGGAAGTGGTCAATGAGCTGGGTGCCGTGCAGCTGCTCGGCATCCCGAGTCTCTCCGCGGGCATCCTGGAAACCTGGCAGTCCAACGGCGATCCTGCAGGCGCCATCAGCTTGGCCTTAATCACGCTGGTGATCGTGTTGACGTTGGTGGTGTGTGAACGCAGCCTGCGCAGGCGCAGTCGGCGCTGGAGCGATGGCGTGGCCGGCGGGGATGCAACCGCTTGGCACCTGCATGGATTCCGCGCTGGGGTGGCGCAACTGCTCGCCGTGATCCCTCCGATCGTGAGCCTGGGCACCCCACTGCTGTGGGCCGCCAGCAACTTGGACCAGCTCCAAACCAGCTGGAACGACGATCTGATCAGTCTGAGCGGCCGCAGTCTTTTGCTGGCTCTGGTCGCTGCTGTTTTGGCGGTAACGGCAGCGCTGGTGCTGGCCATCGCCAAACGCTGGTCCAGCGCCCCATGGCTGAAAAGCCTCACCTTCCTGGCCGGAACGGGCTACGCCATCCCCGGCACCGTCCTGGCTCTGGCCCTTTTGCTCACGGGCGCCCCCTGGCAGGTCGCCCCCTTGCTCCTGCTGCTGTGGGGCTACAGCGATCGATTTCTGGCGGTGGCGAAAGGAGGCCTGGATGCAGCCCTGGAACGGATCAGCCCGAGCCTCGATGAGGCGGCGACGGGGATGGGATCACCTTGGCAGCGCGTGCTCCAACGGGTGCATCTGCCTCTCTTGCGCGGACCGATCACCGTCGGACTGCTGCTGGTGTTCGTGGACACGGTGAAAGAGCTTCCCCTCACCTTTGCCCTGCGGCCTTTTGACTTCGACACGCTCTCGGTGCGCGTGTTCCAGTACGCCGGCGATGAACGGCTGGCCGAAGCGATGTTGCCGGCCCTGATGATCCTCGTTCTGGGGCTGGTCGCCGCCATGGCCTTGGTGCCAACCCTGGATCACGCCTCCAGACGAGAGGGCTCGTCACCCCCGCAGCAAACGCTCTGA
- a CDS encoding ABC transporter ATP-binding protein, whose amino-acid sequence MEPTVALNGVWHSYGDASDGWTLKGVDLQVAPGELLGLLGPSGCGKTTLLRLIAGFERPRRGTVQLDQRMVAGDGIWMEPERRGVGMVFQDYALFPHLNDWQNASFGLPRRNPNRERVAWLFALLGLKGLEQRYPHQLSGGQRQRLALARALAPAPRVVLLDEPFSSLDVEVRLRLRSELSSVLDACGASGVIVTHDPGEALAICDRVAVMRDGVLHQCASPPEIVRSPATPFVGSFVLQRNLIPVQAHGQGQLSCLLGDLDASAPWVQADREASGDCCVLVDPHDITVVADAEGEASVLGREFLGDAWEYRIRVADVLVRAHCPIEQEHPPHTRCRLSFRDGARVTLLPLGQALA is encoded by the coding sequence ATGGAGCCAACGGTTGCTTTAAACGGGGTCTGGCACAGCTACGGCGATGCCTCTGACGGCTGGACCCTGAAGGGGGTGGATCTTCAGGTGGCGCCAGGGGAGCTGCTGGGCCTGCTGGGCCCCTCCGGCTGTGGCAAGACCACCCTGCTCCGCTTGATTGCCGGCTTCGAACGCCCCCGGCGCGGCACGGTGCAGCTGGATCAGCGCATGGTGGCTGGAGATGGGATCTGGATGGAACCGGAACGTCGGGGTGTTGGCATGGTGTTCCAGGATTACGCCCTCTTCCCTCACCTGAACGATTGGCAGAACGCCAGTTTCGGTTTGCCCCGGCGGAATCCCAACCGTGAGCGCGTGGCCTGGTTGTTTGCGTTGCTGGGGCTGAAGGGGCTCGAGCAGCGCTACCCGCACCAGCTCTCCGGTGGCCAGCGGCAGCGGCTGGCGTTAGCACGCGCTCTGGCCCCAGCGCCCAGGGTAGTTCTGCTTGATGAGCCTTTTTCAAGCCTGGATGTGGAGGTGAGGCTCCGCCTGCGCAGTGAGCTCTCCTCCGTACTGGACGCCTGCGGTGCGAGCGGCGTGATCGTCACCCATGACCCCGGAGAAGCTCTGGCGATCTGCGATCGCGTTGCCGTCATGCGGGACGGCGTGCTGCATCAATGTGCATCGCCCCCCGAGATCGTGAGGTCACCGGCGACGCCTTTTGTTGGATCCTTTGTGCTTCAACGCAATTTGATTCCAGTGCAGGCCCATGGCCAAGGCCAGTTGTCTTGTCTCCTGGGAGATCTGGATGCGTCGGCCCCATGGGTCCAGGCGGACCGCGAAGCCTCCGGTGACTGTTGTGTGCTCGTGGATCCGCACGACATCACTGTCGTCGCCGATGCCGAAGGAGAGGCCAGCGTCCTGGGCCGTGAATTTCTGGGGGATGCATGGGAGTATCGAATCCGTGTCGCGGATGTGCTGGTGCGGGCCCACTGTCCGATCGAACAGGAGCATCCTCCCCACACCCGTTGTCGCCTCAGCTTCAGGGATGGGGCCAGAGTCACGCTGCTTCCGCTTGGCCAGGCGTTGGCATAA
- a CDS encoding GTP-binding protein: MTTAPASPGVPVTILSGFLGAGKTTLLNHILSNQQGVKTAVLVNEFGEIGIDNDLVVTTGEDMVELSNGCICCSINGELMEAVERVIERPEPLDYIVVETTGLADPLPVAMTFLGSELRDQTRLDSIITLIDAENFDDVVLDTEVGRAQVIYGDILLLNKCDLVSEERLETVEQQLRAVKNDARILRSVKGEVPLALLLSVGLFESDKVSSPADDPSLDHSDCDHDHGHCSHDHGQDHSHGHDHGHGHSHGDGHDHGHHHHSHEHGDHQDIEGFTSLSFQSDGPFALRKFQNFLDNQMPQEVFRAKGILWFNESERRHVFHLAGKRFSIDDTDWTGDRKNQLVLIGRNIDHNKLRKQLKACVAPDAGKGFS; this comes from the coding sequence ATGACCACCGCACCAGCCAGTCCCGGCGTCCCGGTCACCATCCTCAGCGGCTTCCTCGGAGCTGGGAAAACCACCCTGCTGAATCACATCCTGAGCAATCAGCAGGGGGTGAAGACCGCGGTGCTGGTGAATGAGTTCGGTGAAATCGGGATCGACAACGATCTGGTCGTCACCACCGGTGAAGACATGGTGGAGCTGAGCAACGGTTGCATCTGCTGCTCGATCAACGGCGAGCTGATGGAGGCGGTGGAACGGGTGATTGAACGCCCAGAACCGCTCGATTACATCGTCGTCGAAACCACCGGTCTGGCCGATCCCCTGCCGGTGGCCATGACCTTCCTTGGCAGTGAGCTGCGGGACCAAACCCGCCTGGATTCGATCATCACCTTGATCGATGCAGAAAACTTCGACGACGTCGTTCTGGACACGGAAGTTGGCCGGGCCCAGGTGATTTATGGCGACATCCTGCTGCTGAACAAGTGCGACCTCGTCTCCGAGGAGCGGCTTGAGACCGTCGAACAGCAACTCAGAGCCGTCAAGAACGATGCGCGGATCTTGCGGTCGGTGAAAGGGGAGGTGCCTCTTGCCCTGTTGCTCAGTGTCGGACTGTTCGAATCCGACAAGGTGAGTTCTCCCGCCGACGATCCGAGCCTGGATCACAGCGACTGCGACCACGACCATGGCCACTGCAGCCATGACCATGGACAAGATCACAGCCATGGGCATGACCACGGTCACGGCCACAGCCATGGGGACGGTCATGACCACGGACATCATCACCACAGCCATGAGCACGGTGACCATCAGGACATCGAGGGCTTCACCTCCCTGTCGTTCCAGAGTGATGGGCCCTTCGCATTGCGCAAGTTCCAGAACTTCCTCGACAACCAGATGCCCCAGGAGGTGTTCCGGGCCAAGGGAATCCTCTGGTTCAACGAAAGCGAACGCCGCCATGTGTTCCATCTGGCAGGCAAACGCTTTTCCATCGACGACACCGACTGGACCGGTGATCGCAAAAATCAATTGGTGCTGATCGGCCGCAACATCGACCACAACAAACTGCGGAAGCAACTCAAGGCCTGTGTGGCACCGGATGCAGGAAAAGGTTTCAGCTGA
- a CDS encoding 4a-hydroxytetrahydrobiopterin dehydratase, whose product MPVEPLDAAQKSALSTTLPNWVVNGDRLHRDLQFNSFVEAFGFMAQVALLAESKNHHPNWSNVYNRVSIDLTTHDLGGLSSLDVELASAIDALLPA is encoded by the coding sequence ATGCCAGTTGAACCTCTCGATGCCGCCCAGAAGTCGGCACTCAGCACAACCCTGCCCAATTGGGTTGTGAACGGAGACAGGCTGCACCGCGATCTGCAGTTCAACAGCTTCGTGGAGGCCTTTGGATTCATGGCACAGGTGGCCTTGCTGGCCGAATCCAAAAATCACCATCCGAACTGGAGCAACGTCTACAACCGCGTTTCAATCGACCTGACCACCCATGATCTCGGCGGCCTCAGCAGCCTGGATGTGGAGCTGGCCAGCGCCATTGACGCTCTGCTGCCAGCATGA
- a CDS encoding secondary thiamine-phosphate synthase enzyme YjbQ — protein sequence MDSDGAAARKVRKERWRAVGVQQILHQMTVATPGRGFTRLDGRLNTWIRSTGLDQGALHLTCLHTSASLTINENADPRVLQDLDAWMADAVPEHRRYLHDDEGADDMPAHIRTALTSQTLNLSVSRGQLLLGTWQAVYLWEHRSAAHTRTIACHLFGESSSRPTPESTTQTTSATPQTLLSLRNGERINQAIQARHNPNAWETDDGIDTDTDLMIDRLHDLSD from the coding sequence ATGGACTCAGACGGTGCTGCAGCACGCAAAGTAAGGAAAGAACGCTGGAGAGCGGTGGGCGTGCAGCAGATCCTGCATCAGATGACAGTGGCAACCCCGGGAAGAGGATTCACCCGACTGGACGGGCGGTTGAACACCTGGATCCGCAGCACGGGTCTGGACCAGGGCGCTCTGCATCTCACCTGCCTGCACACCAGCGCCAGCCTCACCATCAACGAGAACGCCGATCCACGGGTGCTGCAGGACCTGGATGCATGGATGGCCGATGCCGTCCCAGAACACCGCCGTTATCTCCATGACGACGAAGGAGCTGATGACATGCCGGCCCACATCCGAACCGCGCTCACCAGCCAAACCCTGAACCTGAGCGTCAGCAGGGGGCAACTGCTGCTGGGCACCTGGCAAGCCGTTTACCTCTGGGAGCACCGCAGCGCTGCACACACCAGAACGATCGCCTGCCACTTATTCGGTGAATCCTCCAGCCGCCCCACCCCTGAAAGCACCACGCAGACCACTTCAGCCACGCCGCAAACCCTGCTGAGCCTGCGCAATGGCGAACGGATCAATCAAGCCATTCAGGCCCGCCACAACCCCAACGCCTGGGAAACCGACGACGGCATCGATACCGACACCGATCTGATGATTGATCGATTGCATGACCTGAGCGACTGA
- a CDS encoding thiol-disulfide oxidoreductase DCC family protein codes for MASPSAPDLTLLFDGGCPLCVREVRFLQQRDRQARLAFVDIDASDYDAAAHAGISYRVAMGRIHAITGSGEVLRDVAVFREAYRLIGLGWLYAPTRWPLIGSVVDWVYGIWAARRLQITGRADLETLCQGRCELN; via the coding sequence ATGGCCAGCCCATCTGCCCCCGATTTGACCCTGCTGTTTGACGGAGGTTGTCCGTTGTGTGTGCGCGAAGTTCGCTTTCTGCAGCAGCGTGACCGTCAGGCCCGGCTGGCTTTTGTCGACATTGATGCCTCTGATTACGACGCAGCGGCCCATGCCGGCATCAGTTACCGGGTGGCCATGGGCCGCATTCATGCCATCACAGGCTCCGGGGAGGTGCTGCGGGATGTGGCCGTCTTCCGTGAGGCGTATCGCCTGATTGGTCTGGGGTGGCTTTACGCACCGACCCGCTGGCCTTTGATCGGCAGCGTGGTCGATTGGGTCTATGGGATTTGGGCCGCCCGGCGGCTTCAGATCACCGGGCGTGCCGACCTTGAGACCCTGTGCCAAGGCCGCTGTGAGCTGAACTGA
- a CDS encoding carboxypeptidase M32 codes for MASAATAWGQLGAHLRETQLLGSIQSTLYWDQNTRMPSAGASWRGEQLTLLATQLHARQSSAAYAELLAAARQHWNSAERCPEQGRNLDLLEQDLQRQQSLDPALVAALAKAKAEGYNRWQQARSASDFSLFAPALQTLIDLRQEQAKQLDEPRSCWETLAQPFEPDLRLERLEALFAPLRQRLPQLVAQASTRPRPRSADWDLEESSQQDLCDELLGAWGRNPAITCMARSPHPFSITLGPADYRITTRVVPGQPLSCFLATAHEWGHSLYEQGLPDQSHQWFAWPLGQATSMAVHESQSLFWENRVARSRPFAEQWWKRFAQVGAPFSGTQDMWQAMNPMAPGLNRVEADELSYGLHILIRTDLEIALLEQGLAVNDLPDEWNRRYQELLGVRPMNDAEGCLQDVHWSEGLFGYFPSYLLGHLISAQLSEAMAEAIGSPEEHVERGDVTPLLAWLREHVHPLGRSVNADQLVERVTGRPLSTDAFLDYLENKLDRLQPAP; via the coding sequence ATGGCTTCTGCCGCAACGGCTTGGGGGCAGCTGGGCGCCCATCTGAGAGAGACGCAGCTGCTCGGCTCGATTCAGAGCACCCTGTATTGGGACCAGAACACCCGCATGCCTTCTGCCGGGGCGTCCTGGCGAGGTGAGCAGCTCACGCTGCTGGCGACCCAGCTTCATGCTCGTCAGAGCTCTGCGGCCTATGCGGAACTGCTGGCCGCAGCGCGTCAGCATTGGAATTCCGCTGAGCGATGCCCTGAGCAGGGCCGCAATCTGGATCTGCTGGAACAGGACCTGCAGCGGCAGCAGTCCCTCGATCCAGCCCTCGTCGCCGCCTTGGCCAAGGCCAAGGCCGAGGGTTACAACCGGTGGCAGCAGGCTCGATCGGCCTCTGATTTCAGCCTCTTCGCACCGGCGCTTCAGACCCTGATTGATTTGCGTCAGGAGCAGGCCAAACAGCTGGATGAGCCGCGCTCCTGTTGGGAGACCCTGGCGCAACCCTTCGAACCGGATCTGCGTCTGGAGCGTCTCGAGGCCTTGTTTGCTCCGTTACGACAACGGTTGCCGCAATTGGTTGCTCAGGCATCCACCCGGCCACGTCCACGATCAGCGGACTGGGATCTCGAGGAGTCCAGCCAGCAAGATCTCTGTGATGAGCTGCTCGGTGCCTGGGGCCGCAATCCCGCCATCACCTGCATGGCACGTTCGCCTCACCCCTTCTCGATCACGTTGGGACCGGCGGATTACCGCATCACCACGCGTGTGGTGCCTGGCCAGCCCTTGTCGTGCTTCCTGGCTACGGCCCATGAGTGGGGCCACTCCCTCTATGAACAGGGGTTGCCGGACCAGAGCCACCAATGGTTCGCCTGGCCTCTGGGACAGGCCACCTCGATGGCGGTGCATGAAAGTCAGTCGCTGTTCTGGGAGAACCGTGTTGCCCGGAGCCGTCCGTTCGCAGAGCAGTGGTGGAAGCGTTTTGCGCAGGTGGGGGCTCCCTTCAGCGGAACCCAGGACATGTGGCAGGCGATGAATCCGATGGCGCCTGGTTTGAACCGGGTGGAGGCTGATGAACTCAGCTATGGCTTGCACATCCTGATCCGCACGGATCTTGAGATTGCTCTGCTGGAGCAGGGTTTGGCGGTGAACGATCTCCCAGACGAATGGAACCGGCGCTATCAGGAACTCCTGGGGGTGCGGCCGATGAACGATGCCGAGGGATGCCTTCAAGATGTGCACTGGAGTGAAGGCCTGTTTGGCTATTTCCCCTCGTATCTGTTGGGGCACTTGATCAGTGCACAGTTGAGCGAAGCGATGGCGGAGGCCATCGGGTCTCCGGAGGAGCATGTGGAGCGCGGCGATGTCACGCCCTTGCTGGCTTGGCTGCGTGAGCACGTTCACCCGCTCGGACGCAGTGTGAATGCCGATCAACTGGTGGAAAGGGTCACCGGTCGGCCCCTGAGCACCGATGCCTTCCTCGACTATCTGGAGAACAAGCTTGATCGGCTGCAACCGGCCCCCTAG
- a CDS encoding inorganic diphosphatase has translation MANLDQAPSRSMPNLLHVLPAFADEAELRLNTIVELNSNTINKYELITETGHLKLDRVGYSSLAYPFAYGCIPRTWDEDGDPLDIEIVGVTEPLIPGSIVEARIIGVMTFDDGGEVDDKVIAVLADDKRMDHIKSWEDLGEHWKKETTYYWEHYKDLKKPGTCSVNGFFGTEKAVEIIKSCEARYMAEIDPKLVD, from the coding sequence ATGGCCAACCTCGATCAGGCACCCAGCCGCAGCATGCCCAACCTGCTGCACGTGCTGCCGGCCTTCGCTGATGAAGCCGAACTTCGTCTCAACACGATCGTGGAGCTCAACTCCAACACGATCAACAAGTACGAGCTGATCACCGAAACCGGCCATCTCAAGCTGGACCGCGTTGGTTACTCCTCGCTGGCTTACCCCTTCGCCTACGGATGCATTCCCCGCACCTGGGATGAAGATGGCGATCCCCTCGACATCGAAATCGTTGGTGTCACCGAGCCCCTGATTCCCGGTTCGATTGTGGAAGCCCGCATCATCGGCGTGATGACCTTCGACGACGGTGGTGAAGTCGACGACAAGGTGATCGCTGTGCTTGCCGATGACAAGCGCATGGATCACATCAAGAGCTGGGAAGATCTCGGTGAGCACTGGAAGAAAGAGACCACCTACTACTGGGAGCACTACAAGGATCTGAAGAAGCCTGGCACCTGCTCGGTGAACGGTTTCTTCGGCACTGAAAAGGCCGTTGAGATCATCAAGAGCTGCGAGGCTCGCTACATGGCTGAGATTGATCCCAAGTTGGTCGACTGA